In one Oryzias latipes chromosome 13, ASM223467v1 genomic region, the following are encoded:
- the vps53 gene encoding vacuolar protein sorting-associated protein 53 homolog, whose amino-acid sequence MIPETSSPGSDNLHRFGFVLTMMEEEEFELTEDLEAILHLTPEVQLAIEQVFPSQDPLDRTDFNAVEYINTLFPTEQSLANIDDVVNKIRLKIRRLDDNIRTVVRGQTNVGQDGRQALEEAQIAIQQLFGKIKDIKDKAEKSEQMVKEITRDIKQLDHAKRHLTTSITTLNHLHMLAGGVDSLEAMTRKRQYGEVANLLQGVVNVLEHFHKYMGIPQIRQLSERVKAAQSELGTQILADFEEAFPAQGSKRAGGPSNVLKDACLVANVLDPRIKQEIIKKFIRQHLSEYLVLFQENQDVAWLDKIDRRYAWIKRQLLDYEEKYGRMFPEEWCMTERIAVEFCHITKAELAKVMRTRAKEIEVKLLLFAIQRTTNFEGLLAKRFTGCTLTDTPGQKRPESPLEPTNPFLEDDAGEDVGTDKDGGLAKPKKPKAPDNPFHGMISKCFEPHLYVYIESQDKNLGELIDRFVADFRAQGPPKAGTEEGGAVLPSCADLFVYYKKCMVQCSQLSTGEPMIALTTIFQKFLREYAWKILSGNLPKSSSNSGVLTITSLLKEKEGYEASKFTVDELCLICSILSTAEYCLATTQQLEEKLKEKVDKVLTERINLTGEMDTFSTVISNSIQLLVQDLDAACDPALSAMSKMPWQSVEHVGDQSPYVTSIIMHIKQNVPIIRDNLASTRKYFTQFCIKFTNSFIPKFINHLFRCKPISMVGAEQLLLDTHSLKTVLLDLPSIGSQVLRKAPASYTKIVVKGMTRAEMILKVVMAPHEPPVVFVDNYIKLLADGNPETFQKVLDMKGLKRSEQSSMLELFRQRLPTPPSGNDGGPSLSFSAPTPEQESSRIRKLEKLIKKRL is encoded by the exons ATGATCCCAGAAACCTCCTCACCAGGAAGTGACAACCTACATaggtttgggtttgttttgaCGATGATGGAGGAAGAAGAATTTGAACTTACTGAAGATTTGGAGGCTATTTTGCATTTGACTCCAGAGGTGCAGTTAGCTATTGAGCAG GTTTTTCCTAGTCAAGATCCACTGGACAGAACTGATTTCAATGCTGTGGAATACATCAACACGCTCTTTCCCACTGAGCAG TCTCTGGCCAATATAGACGATGTCGTAAACAAAATTCGCCTAAAAATTCG TCGCCTTGACGACAACATCAGGACCGTGGTGAGAGGCCAGACCAATGTGGGTCAAGATGGTAGACAG GCTTTGGAGGAGGCTCAGATCGCCATTCAGCAGCTCTTCGGCAAAATCAAAGACATAAAGGACAAAGCAGAGAAATCTGAGCAAATG GTGAAGGAGATTACGAGGGACATAAAACAGCTGGACCACGCCAAGCGCCACCTCACTACTTCCATCACCACCCTGAACCATCTCCATATGCTGGCGGGGGGTGTCGACTCTTTAGA AGCGATGACCAGAAAGAGGCAGTACGGGGAAGTGGCCAACTTGTTGCAAGGAGTTGTCAACGTGCTTGAACATTTCCACAAATATATGGGTATACCTCAGATCAGGCAGCTGTCAGAGAG AGTAAAAGCAGCTCAGAGTGAGCTGGGAACGCAGATCCTGGCAGATTTTGAAGAGGCCTTTCCTGCGCAAGGCTCTAAG AGAGCAGGTGGACCCAGTAATGTGCTGAAAGACGCCTGTCTGGTAGCAAACGTGCTTGATCCTCGAATCAAACAGGAAATCATTAAAAAGTTTATCCGGCAGCACCTCTCAGAGTATTTAGTACTTTTTCAAGAAAATCAAGAC gtagcTTGGTTGGACAAAATTGATCGGCGGTATGCCTGGATCAAGCGTCAACTGTTGGACTATGAAGAAAAATATGGACGCATGTTTCCTGAAGAGTGGTGCATGACGGAGCGCATTGCTGTGGAGTTCTGCCACATCACCAA gGCAGAGCTTGCCAAAGTGATGCGGACTCGGGCGAAGGAAATAGAAGTGAAGCTGCTTCTGTTTGCCATACAGAGGACCACTAATTTTGAAGGCTTGCTGGCCAAACGCTTCACAGGATGCACTTTGACGGACACACCAGGG caAAAGAGGCCTGAGAGCCCATTAGAGCCAACAAACCCCTTTCTGGAGGATGATGCAGGAGAGGACGTGGGGACAGACAAGGATGGAGGTCTTGCTAAG CCTAAGAAGCCCAAAGCTCCAGACAACCCTTTCCACGGCATGATCTCCAAGTGCTTTGAACCTCATCTATATGTCTACATCGAATCCCAAGACAA GAACCTGGGTGAACTGATAGACCGTTTCGTGGCCGATTTCCGCGCCCAAGGCCCACCCAAGGCAGGCACAGAGGAAGGTGGAGCAGTGCTGCCCAGCTGTGCTGACCTGTTCGTCTATTACAAAAAGTGTATGGTGCAGTGTTCTCAACTGAGCACTGGAGAACCTATGATTGCTCTAACAACCATCTTCCAGAAGTTCCTTAGAGAATATGCCTGGAAGATTCTCTCTGGAAACTTGCCAAA ATCCAGCAGCAACAGCGGGGTTCTGACTATCACCAGTTTGCTAAAGGAAAAGGAGGGCTATGAGGCATCAAAGTTCACCGTAGATGAACTCTGTCTGATTTGCAGCATTCTTAGTACTGCAGAGTATTGTCTGGCCACCACTCAACAG TTGGAAGAGaagctgaaagaaaaagtcgATAAAGTCCTGACTGAGAGAATCAATCTGACCGGGGAGATGGATACTTTCAGCAC TGTCATCTCAAACAGCATCCAGCTGCTAGTGCAGGATCTGGATGCTGCCTGTGATCCTGCTTTGTCGGCTATGAGCAAG atGCCGTGGCAAAGCGTGGAGCACGTGGGGGACCAAAGTCCTTACGTCACGTCAATCATCATGCACATTAAACAGAACGTCCCAATCATAAGAGACAACCTTGCCTCTACGCGCAAATACTTCACTCAGTTCTGCATCAAATTCACAAA ttcttTCATTCCTAAATTCATCAACCACCTGTTTAGATGTAAGCCTATCAGCATGGTGGGAGCTGAACAG CTGCTCCTCGACACTCACTCTCTGAAAACCGTCCTGTTGGATCTGCCCTCCATCGGCTCCCAGGTCCTCCGCAAGGCGCCTGCCAGCTACACAAAGATAGTGGTGAAAGGCATGACTCGAGCAGAAATGATCCTTAAG GTGGTGATGGCTCCACATGAACCCCCAGTGGTGTTTGTTGATAACTACATCAAGCTCCTGGCTGATGGCAATCCTGAGACTTTCCAGAAGGTTCTGGATATGAAA ggaCTGAAGCGCAGTGAACAGAGCAGCATGCTGGAGCTATTCAGACAAAGACTGCCCACTCCACCCTCTGGGAACGACGGCGGCCCCTCTCTGTCTTTTAGCGCCCCCACTCCTGAGCAAGAGTCCTCTCGGATCCGCAAACTAGAGAAACTCATCAAGAAGAGGCTGTGA
- the rflnb gene encoding refilin-B encodes MVGRLNFLSACEEGDPLAMSCSRAERGLDSPDSGLPPSPSPSAWLPPACPEKARGSSPVSEDEGKGSLTSSSTPALLPQLLPLSFGEGIALDPLPSKELRYTSSLLYDSDRHFIQNVTFQPLGQGLDSCRQTIVAMSHSTWRHYKTHLVFQPRQRPQHYRTTTIIYPKRTSTAYTTELSYDSHRTARRRFLSSVELEAAGSREPPQ; translated from the exons ATGGTTGGCAGGCTGAACTTCCTGAGTGCGTGTGAAGAAGGAGACCCTCTGGCAATGAGCTGCAGCCGGGCTGAACGGGGACTGGATAGCCCGGACTCCGGGCTGCCGCCGAGCCCCAGCCCGAGCGCCTGGCTGCCGCCTGCGTGTCCGGAGAAAGCCCGCGGTTCGAGCCCGGTGTCTGAGGATGAAGGAAAGGGCTCTTTG ACCTCCAGTTCCACTCCTGCACTTCTCCCTCAGCTGCTGCCTCTGTCCTTTGGTGAAGGCATTGCACTAGATCCGCTGCCCTCAAAGGAACTCAG ATACACATCATCTCTGCTCTACGACTCAGACCGCCACTTCATCCAGAACGTGACCTTCCAGCCGCTGGGTCAGGGTCTGGACTCCTGCAGGCAGACCATCGTGGCCATGTCCCACAGCACCTGGCGCCACTACAAGACCCACCTAGTGTTCCAGCCACGCCAGCGGCCCCAACACTACAGGACAACCACCATCATTTACCCTAAGAGAACCAGTACCGCCTATACAACCGAGCTGAGCTACGACTCCCACCGAACAGCCAGACGGCGCTTCCTGTCCAGTGTGGAGCTGGAGGCGGCCGGCAGCAGAGAACCACCTCAGTAA
- the dus4l gene encoding tRNA-dihydrouridine(20a/20b) synthase [NAD(P)+]-like isoform X2: MKTASGNTSIMDMFEEGKVVKMCAPMVRYSKLAFRSLVRKYSCDVCFTPMIIAADFLRSVKARDSEFTTNKSDRPLIVQFAAQDPQTLADAACVVAPFSDGVDLNCGCPQRWAMSAGYGACLINKPELVEDMVRHVRNQVDNPDYTVSIKIRIHKDLRQTVDLCQKAESAGVSWITVHGRTTEERHQPVHYDAIKTIKDSVSVPVIANGDIKYLRDVESTHQHTGVNGVMAARGLLANPAMFAGYEDTPLQCIWDWVDIAVEQGTPFSCFHHHLIYMLERVSSQPERKVFNSLSSTSAVIDYLQNTYGSIHDPDTQICPF; encoded by the exons ATGAAGACTGCCTCTGGAAACACGAGCATCATGGATATGTTTGAAGAGGGAAAAGTGGTGAAGATGTGTGCCCCAATGGTTCGATATTCAAA GTTGGCCTTCAGGTCTTTGGTCAGGAAGTACAGCTGTGACGTGTGTTTCACCCCCATGATCATTGCTGCAGATTTCTTGAGATCCGTCAAAGCCAGAGACAGCGAGTTCACCACCAACAAAA GTGACCGGCCCCTAATTGTCCAGTTTGCTGCCCAGGACCCCCAGACTCTGGCTGATGCAGCATGTGTGGTGGCACCCTTTTCAGATGGAGTTGACCTCAACTGCGGATGTCCTCAGAG ATGGGCGATGTCAGCTGGCTATGGCGCTTGCCTCATCAACAAGCCTGAACTTGTTGAAGACATGGTGAGACATGTCAGGAACCAAGTGGACAATCCAGACTACACAGTATCCATCAAAATAAG GATTCACAAAGACTTGAGGCAGACGGTGGATCTGTGTCAGAAGGCCGAATCAGCCGGAGTATCGTGGATAACAGTCCACGGCCGTACAACAGAGGAGCGCCACCAGCCGGTGCACTATGATGCAATAAAGACGATCAAAGACAGTGTATCTGTCCCTGTCATTGCCAATGGAGACATCAAGTACCTCCGGGATGTGGAGTCCACTCACCAGCACACCGGAGTCAACG gTGTGATGGCCGCACGGGGGTTGCTAGCCAACCCTGCCATGTTTGCTGGATATGAGGACACTCCTTTGCAGTGTATATGGGACTGGGTGGACATTGCTGTTGAGCAAGGCACTCCATTTTCCTGCTTTCACCACCATCTCATTTACATGCTGGAGAGAGTTAGCTCCCAGCCTGAGAGAAAGGTGTTCAATTCTCTGTCCAGTACCTCTGCAGTAATAGACTACCTCCAGAACACCTATGGGTCAATTCATGACCCAGACACACAAATCTGTCCattttga
- the dus4l gene encoding tRNA-dihydrouridine(20a/20b) synthase [NAD(P)+]-like isoform X1, whose protein sequence is MVWCFSLWRTMKTASGNTSIMDMFEEGKVVKMCAPMVRYSKLAFRSLVRKYSCDVCFTPMIIAADFLRSVKARDSEFTTNKSDRPLIVQFAAQDPQTLADAACVVAPFSDGVDLNCGCPQRWAMSAGYGACLINKPELVEDMVRHVRNQVDNPDYTVSIKIRIHKDLRQTVDLCQKAESAGVSWITVHGRTTEERHQPVHYDAIKTIKDSVSVPVIANGDIKYLRDVESTHQHTGVNGVMAARGLLANPAMFAGYEDTPLQCIWDWVDIAVEQGTPFSCFHHHLIYMLERVSSQPERKVFNSLSSTSAVIDYLQNTYGSIHDPDTQICPF, encoded by the exons ATGGTGTGGTGCTTTAG CTTGTGGCGAACAATGAAGACTGCCTCTGGAAACACGAGCATCATGGATATGTTTGAAGAGGGAAAAGTGGTGAAGATGTGTGCCCCAATGGTTCGATATTCAAA GTTGGCCTTCAGGTCTTTGGTCAGGAAGTACAGCTGTGACGTGTGTTTCACCCCCATGATCATTGCTGCAGATTTCTTGAGATCCGTCAAAGCCAGAGACAGCGAGTTCACCACCAACAAAA GTGACCGGCCCCTAATTGTCCAGTTTGCTGCCCAGGACCCCCAGACTCTGGCTGATGCAGCATGTGTGGTGGCACCCTTTTCAGATGGAGTTGACCTCAACTGCGGATGTCCTCAGAG ATGGGCGATGTCAGCTGGCTATGGCGCTTGCCTCATCAACAAGCCTGAACTTGTTGAAGACATGGTGAGACATGTCAGGAACCAAGTGGACAATCCAGACTACACAGTATCCATCAAAATAAG GATTCACAAAGACTTGAGGCAGACGGTGGATCTGTGTCAGAAGGCCGAATCAGCCGGAGTATCGTGGATAACAGTCCACGGCCGTACAACAGAGGAGCGCCACCAGCCGGTGCACTATGATGCAATAAAGACGATCAAAGACAGTGTATCTGTCCCTGTCATTGCCAATGGAGACATCAAGTACCTCCGGGATGTGGAGTCCACTCACCAGCACACCGGAGTCAACG gTGTGATGGCCGCACGGGGGTTGCTAGCCAACCCTGCCATGTTTGCTGGATATGAGGACACTCCTTTGCAGTGTATATGGGACTGGGTGGACATTGCTGTTGAGCAAGGCACTCCATTTTCCTGCTTTCACCACCATCTCATTTACATGCTGGAGAGAGTTAGCTCCCAGCCTGAGAGAAAGGTGTTCAATTCTCTGTCCAGTACCTCTGCAGTAATAGACTACCTCCAGAACACCTATGGGTCAATTCATGACCCAGACACACAAATCTGTCCattttga